The following proteins are encoded in a genomic region of Colletotrichum higginsianum IMI 349063 chromosome 9, whole genome shotgun sequence:
- a CDS encoding Duf1674 domain-containing protein translates to MSRLLRLHRTLALTPPARRLNSSFTRGPAPPRLPPDQQAEFERLQRQASVSSAFQHLVEDAPDATPAAATTTSSSSSSPSDTVTAAATAAASDAPNTPTPTVAATDEDTMHPNYVRGAPPEFEGDVNPRTGEVGGPKREPLRWGAAGDWSYNGRVTDF, encoded by the coding sequence ATGTCCCGCCTTCTCCGCCTCCACCGCACCCTCGCTCtcacgccgcccgcgaggcGCCTCAACTCCTCCTTCACCCGCGGCCCCGCGCCTCCGCGCCTCCCGCCCGACCAGCAGGCCGAGTTCGAGCGCCTCCAGCGCCAGGCCTCCGTCTCGAGCGCCTTCCAgcacctcgtcgaggacgccccCGACGCGACGCCCGCTGCCGCGACCACaacctcctcttcctcctcctccccctccgacaccgtcaccgccgctgccaccgccgccgcctccgacgCACCAAACACCCCGACCcccaccgtcgccgccacggACGAGGACACGATGCACCCCAACTACGTCCGCGGCGCGCCCCCCGAgttcgagggcgacgtcaaCCCCCGcaccggcgaggtcggcgggcCCAAGAGGGAGCCGCTGCGCTggggcgccgccggggacTGGAGCTACAACGGCCGCGTGACGGATTTCTAG